ATTCCAGGATTTTCAGTACATTTAACTCTATTTTTTCATATTCTGACTTTATCTTGCTTTCAAAAAGAAAAGGATTCCCTACTTCGTTTGAACGCATATATAACACCATCCTTTTTAAATAATTCTGACGTGTTATGTTGTCGATGTGTCCAGCAAATATGATGTGAAATGAAAGAGAGTGCATTTTGAGTGTGGTTAATATAAAAGTGTGTCTTGAGATTTGCACAATGAAAATGTGGAGCTACTCTTTAAACCTTGAGTAGAATAAGAAGAGTGTCATGTAATTTTACGTTGTGACCTTTTCCAAAGTACAATACGAAAACTAATCTGACTTTTTTTGCGAAGGATAAAATAAGTTAGCTAATTGCTAAGTAGAACGATGACAAAATCATCCAATAAACTTCCGAATTTAACTACAACAATTCTTTGAAATGTGTAATTTTTCTATTATTATACATAATAACACAGAATTTTCATGTGTCAAATTTCGGATAATGGACAAATATTCGCCAACTTTTGTCTTTTATTGCGTTGTTTTCTTCATAAGACATATGAAAACGTTCCTGCTATAGTGTCACTTAACAATAATATGTTTTGCGCTGTCATTCCAACAGGTCTGATCCTATTTAAGGGCTGGCTCAGCCCTTTTTGTTCCTGTTTATGAAAAAAAACCGTTGATCATTCTCAGATTAACGGTTTTGAAGATTCAACTTTTGTATTCCCTTGCTTTAACTTTTTTTCCTTCAGTAACAAGTGCCTGCTGTATATACTCTGAACTCCATCGTTTTTGACACTTCTTATTTTTTTCCCGAATAAGTTTTTAGAGATCACGATCATTTCCTTAGTTTTTAGTCTAGTCTCGGGAAAATGATACCGTCTTGGATCAGCATACACCTCGTTTAGATTGTTTCTTTTTAGATAGAGAGTTATCAAGCAACGTTGTTACGATGCTAATCACAAGGGCAAGCGCACCGATCCATGGAATATAGTTCAACAAGTTGTGGTTGACAGCTATACCCCCGATACCAGCTCCGGCAGCCATTCCAACTTGTCCAATCGCGCTATGCAAACTTAGTATAATGCCTGAAGCAGCGGAGCGAGACTTATAAAATGTTTAATTGTCTATTCCATCAAATCTGTTACTGCACCTCTTGAAGCAGAGGAAACTAATTTAGCATATTTGGCAAGTACACCGGATTTCACTTTCAGTGGCGGTTGTACCCAAGCTTGCGCTCGAGCGGCCAACTCTTCTTCTGGCACTTCAACCTTAATTTCCTGAATGTCGCTATCAATGGTGATAATATCTCCATTTTGGAGCAAAGAGATCGGTCCACCTACTTGTGCCTCAGGGGATACATGGCCGACTACAAATCCATGCGAGCCACCCGAGAACCTACCATCTGTTATGAGAGCAACTTTCCCACCGAGACCTTTCCCTACAATGAGTGCTGTAACGGAAAGCATCTCAGGCATACCTGGTCCACCCTTCGGTCCACAATAGCGTATGACCAATACGTCCCCTTTTTGAATTTCATCATTCATGATCGCTTCTGTCGCTTCATCTTCGCTATCGTACACCTTTGTCGGTCCGGAAAACTGTTGTATCTTCATGCCTGACATTTTGGCAACAGCGCCTTCAGGAGCTAGGTTTCCTCGAAGCACAACCAGTGGTCCATTTGGTTTAAGCGGATTATTGAGTGGACGTATAATCTCTTGATCATTCTGTAGTGGAGCAGCTTCCGCTAAATTCTCCGCTAACGTTTTACCAGTTACGGTGAGGCAATCCCCATGAAGTAATCCCTCAGCGAGCAATAGCTTCATTACCCCGGAAACACCACCAATATCATTCAAATCCTGCATGACATACTGACCACTTGGCTTCAGATCTGCCAAATGAGGAACACGTAAGCGAATTCGCTCAAAATCATCCAAGGTTAAATCCACTTCTACGGAGTGCGCAATAGCTAGCAGATGGAGAAATGCGTTGGTTGATCCCCCTAGAGCCATAACAACGGTGATCGCATTCTCAAATGCTTTCTTCGTCATAATGTCTCTTGGGTAGATTTCCTGTTCAAGAAGTGAGATGACCTGCTTACCGGCTGCTTCGCATTCCAATGCTTTATCCGCTGAGATAGCTGATGTCGAAGAAGAACCAGGCAAACACATACCCATTGCTTCTGCAGCTGCGGCCATCGTATTAGCGGTATACATCCCCCCACAAGCCCCTGGACCTGGACAAACACTGCATTCGACCTTATGCAATTGTTCATCTGTTATTTTTCCATCTTGATATTGCCCAACGGCTTCAAAAGCTGAAACGATATCCACTTTTTTACCGTCGAGATTACCAGGTTGAATGGTTCCTCCATATACATAAACAGAAGGAATATTCATCCTTCCAATAGCCATCAAACATGCAGGCGTATTCTTGTCACACCCACCGATTGCAACAACGCCGTCAAAACGCTCGGCTCCGGTCACAATTTCAATCGAATCAGCTATAGCTTCCCGACTTGGTAGCGAGAACAACATCCCGCCATGCCCCATCGAGATCCCATCAGAAACGGTAATCGTATTAAAAATTAGTGGAGCACCGCCGTTATTACGTGCGCCCCGCTTAGCTTGCACCGCTAAATCATTGATGTGCATATTACACGGTGTTACTTCACTCCACGTACTTGCTATTCCGATCATTGGCTTTTTAAAATCCTCATCTTGAAATCCAACTGCACGCAGCATCGCTCTGTTCGGTACCCGGTTAGCACCTTCACTGATTACCTTGCTTCGAATGCGAAGATCTTTTTTATTTTCCATGTTTCTTCCCTCATTTCAAAGTATTTCGTTCAGTTCCTGCATCGGTCGAATAAAATTTTGTTTCATTAAATTATGGGCATCGTTGCTATTTTTGCCTTCAAAAGCTTTAATAATCTGATCATGTTCTTCAACTGAAGCTAGTGTAGCCGTAATAGGTTGTTTTAAAAATACGTATTTAAATCGCCTAATGTGAATCTGAAGAGATGTATTAAATGTAGCTACATAAGGATTATCTGAGAGCTCCACAATATAATTATGAAATTGCTCATCCACCTCCATAGCCTGATAAACTTGGCCATTTTTAATAGAACTTGCGAATTCCAAATTTATGGATCTTAGTTTCTCGATCTGTTCTGGAACAATAGTTTGGGCGGTGATTTCAGCAGCTAAGGCCTGAAGAGCAGCCATCGTTGAATACATCTTAAAAATATCGTTTTTCTCAATATTCGTTACTTTTGTTTCTTTTCCTGGATGCATGGACACGAGGCCTTGAACTTCAAGTAACTGAAATGCCTCCCGAATCGGTGTCCGGCTGACTCCAAGCGATTCAGCCATTTCCGCATCAATAAGCTTTTCACCTGGTTGCAGTGTTCCATCAATGATCCATCGCTGAATCTGAGAAAACGCTCTTTCTTTTGCGGACATACGGACTGGTAAGGAAAAATCTTTAGGAATTGGCATTGTTTTCATCCTCATTACAATTATTCTTATATGCAATATATCGCATACACAATCGAGAAGCAATTATTATTTCATTTTTTACTCGCTCCATTAAGTTTATCGAGATCACTACCTGTTTTTATTGAGAGTTTGAGACAAAGAAGAAAGACTATAATTTAAGAGTCCTTCTTTGAGAAATGTTACATAAGTAATATATTTTAATGTGATTCTGTTCTTATATAAAATTATTTGCTACTAATGAGGGCTTATGTACTTTATAATCGCCAATCCATCGTCCACCTCGCTTGATGAAACCATTCGGATTTCTGCTTTGTAGAAATCTCTAATTTAAACAGATGAAATATTAATTCACAGTTAGGTATACTCGCTCCATCTCTACTAATCATCATATTTCTCTAATAACTTGTTCTTTATCTCATGTATAAAATCTAATTTTTCTTTACGACTAGTTTCAGCTGGAAAAGGCAACATGTGGGTCCTCCTGTTATCTGGATTTCCTTTATACCTGCCCGTTAGCTTAACGAAAAAGGAGCAACTGCCAACCGGCGAACTGCTCCATGCTATTTTGAATTAATGTCTCCCGCTTGCGTAATGACCTGGCATATGTGATACGGTTCTTAACGGGTCTATAGGCGAAAAAAAAGGAGCTATCTTTGATATTTTTTTACAAGTCATAATGTACTCCGGTTAACTTCTCGGATAATAACCAAAGTCTTTCTGCAAGCTGCACATCCAATGCCTTTTTGGGGAAATCTACAAACTTCGGTTTCTTAGTCTTTAGAGGATTCATTCCTAGCCCTACGTAAATATCTCCGGTGATTGTCGAATCCGTCGCCGCAATAAGTGATGGCCAAGATGATTGATCAGGAGGAGTTCCGAATATTTTCATTAATAGCAGTCCGAATGCTTTGGTTCCCTTCGGTGCGTTTCTCCCGATTCCTGTAGGACTTGTACCAGGATGTACTGCTATAGAAGTGATACCTTTCTTTTTCACACGTCGATTTAATTCTCGGGCAAACAGTATGTTTGAAAGTTTCGAGCGATTGTATCCTGCCATTGGTCTGTATTTCTTATCCATTTTTAAATCAGAAAAATCTATATCACCCATTTGAGCTGACTGTGCGCTAACTGTAACGATTCGACCGTGTTTCTTTTCAATTAATGGCAATAGCAGACCTGTCAACGCGAAGTGTCCAAGATGATTGGTTCCAAAGTGCATTTCAAAACCATCGGCCGTCAGTTCACGAGTGGGAACTGCCATTACCCCAGCATTGTTTATAAGGACGTCTATTCCTTTCACTTTCCCGTGGATCGTGTCGCCAAAGCTTCGAACTGACTTCAGATCAGCCAAGTTTAATGGCTCCACTGTTACATCTATATTTGGTGCCGTTTGTTTCATCTTTATGATCGCTTCTTCGCCGCGCCTAGGATCACGGCTTCCAATGATCACTTTGGCACCGTGCTTCGCTAGCTCTAATGCCGTATAATAGCCCACCCCGCCATTGCCCCCCGTCACGATAGCGGTTTTTCCTCTTAAGTTTGGGAGATCGTCAGGCGTCCAGTTTGGTCTCATGGTTTATTCCTCCGAAAGCTTATATTTTAAAATGTAATTGGGTCATTACTACAGCAAAGCTGTTTCAATCAGTCGTGAATAAACGAGGATTGTTTGATATATCGCGCATGTTCGACTGAATCGATCATGAATCTAGCCACGTCGACACGAGAAATTTTAGCTAGCATGGAAGGAGTAAAAGCACCGTGCTTATATTGCCCTTTGCCCGGCTCATTGGTGAGCCTTGAAGGCTGAACGATAGTCCAGTCCAATCCACTTTTCCGTACAATACCATCCTGCTTTTCCTTATCGTAAAACTCTCGGAACGTTATTAAAGAAACTAGTTTTACAATCATTCTCATCCCAATTCCAAGCTGATCCCTGCTTTCTCTGCTGGTGCCAAAGCCCGTAAGAACGACCAGTCTTTTTACTTTATGCCTTCTCATCGCGTTCACAATTGAACGAGTCCCACGTAAGCATAGATCTGAAGGACTTCCTGCTGTGGCTCCTAAAGCTACAAACACCGCGTCTTGCCCCTCAACAGCCGATCCTACATCCTCTTCACTAAATACATTGCCTTCTACAACTGTTAATCCCTCCCGGGTAAACGGGATTCGATCTGCGGCACGTACAAAGGCTTTTACGGTATGTCCCTTGTTGATCGCTTGGTCAATTAGCTGTAAGCCCGTACCCCCGCTAGCTCCAAAGATGGTAAACTTCATTGTTTTTTGCCTCTCTTTTTATCTGTATTGCCAATAATAAGTGAATATTCGTTTATTATTGGTGTAAAGAACAGCGATGCGTAGCATCGCTTAAAATACTTTATTATGCCTTAATAGCGTCCCAACTCATCTTGATGGCAGAATCTAATTGTTTACTATTCAATATGGTCCCGTTCTTCAAATGTGTTTTCAACAATTCGGCTATTGGCAAGATGGAGTAAACAACTAGCATGTTAATATCCTCTTTCTTCAAGATCTCCTGTCGGATGCCGACTTCAAACATCTCGTAGATCGGTTGAAACTGACTTGCCGTATCCTCTAGGCACCATTTCTGGGGCAAAGGCGAATTCATTATTTGCTCCAGAAACAAAAAATATTCTTTGAAGGATTGAATAAAATCAACATAGTTGCGGATGATAGCCTCAAATCGTTCGTAAACTGTTCGGGTATGATCCACTCCCTGAAACATTTCCTCGCTCATCTTGCCTTTAATCTTCAAGTAGGTCTTATAGAGCAGATCCTCTTTGTTCTCATGGTAAATATAAATCGTCGCTGCCGATACACTCGCTCTTTTGGCAATTTTTGATATCGACGTGTCAGAGAAACCGATCTCATTAATCAGCTGTATGGTCGCGTCATATATTGCTTCGACTTTGTTATCATCTCTATATCTCATGAACCGATAATAAACGATCATTTATTTATTGTCAACATTAAGGTATTGCTTGATTAATTGGGTCTTTTTTTTGCCTCTCTTGTTTACCTGCTGAAAAACTGTCGATTGACCTGTTCTATAAATGGAACTATACTTTTTAGCAAAGAAGGTGAGTAGATGAAACAAATAAGCAGTCGCTTTTCGATGGCAGTCCATATTCTCTCGATGATTACGTTGGATCCCCTATATAGTACAGGTGATCGAATTGCACGTAGCATCAATAGTAACCCTGTTGTAATTAGAAGGATCATGGCCCAGCTCAAAAAAGCAGGGTATATTGAAACAAAACCAGGAGTTGCGGGGGCCTCCCTTCTGGTATCGCCCGAAAGACTAACTCTGCTGGATATCTTTCATGCTGTCGAATCTGTGGAAGGAAATCAGCTTTTCAATTTTCACAAGAATACTGACCCCAATTGCTCTGTAGGTATGAACATTGAATCGATACTATTACCAAAACTCTCTAATGCGCAGAAGGTCATGGAGCATGAACTGGCTTCTGTTACCCTAGCTCAAATTGTGGAGCAAATACGGACAGAGGAAAATGTAAAATAAAGCTACTCCTACGGTGTATGGAGTAGCTTTATTTTACATTTTTTAATTTTTCACCAATCAAGCAGTAGCTTGCGCAGGCTCTACATATTCAATAAAACTGCCATCGGGATGCTGCACAAAAATGCTTGGACCAATAGGACCATACTGATCCCTTATTATAAGGGTATTTTGTTTTTTTAATTCTTCCTTCAATTCGTTCATGGAATCCACATATACCACGGCACGGAGTGATTTAGCAGGCTCCATGGCATCGGGACTTCCAGATACAATAACGTAAGGATATACTGTGGCTAAAGATAAGCCAGCTTCAGGAATGTCCCACGTCCGATCCATAGATCGGTTAGCAAGAGATTCATAATAAGCAACGGTTGATTCAAGTTGCTCGGTAAAAACGGGGATAAAATGATTTAAGATTTTCATGTTAGCCTCCAATTTTTTGTTTTCTAATTATAACCACAATAGTTATAACTGTTTTAGTTATACAAAAACATCTTGATCCTGTCAATTTTTTTCGATGAGTATTCTCATGATTTTGCTTACTTATTTCGTCTACTTGAGATCTTTTTGGTCACTCGATTCCTGGCAATGACATCGTTCTATGACGCCTTAGCTTGGCATCTCTTTTCTACTACACAAAGGGTTGGATAGCTGAGTTTTTCAAACCAAGCAAAAAACACGGTCATGGTTTTCCCCTCTACTTCCTAACTGTGCTGAAGTAAGATTCAACGTTTAGATATACGCCTAATCGGCTATCGGTACAAGTTCTTGTCCCGAGCCAAGGACAAGAACTTGTACCGATAAAATAAAAAAAGCCGCTAAAATAGCGACTTCAATGGTCCCATGTTCTTGTCCCTCGACATCAGCCAATTCTTTATAATCTTTGAGTTAATCCCAGACTACTTCTGTTCCTGCTACGAAGTCATGAATCGCACGTCGATCCTCACGCATACCGACCATAAGAGCACTCACAATAATTCCGATAACCAAAGTTAATACGTACACAAGTCCAGCCACAACAACACAGTAGAAATCTCGATGTTCCTCCAATACAGTTGTTAGTTAGTAGTTCTTCTTCTACTCTCTGGTATGCAGCGGAGCAAACACGCAATAATTCATTTTGGAATGGGCTGGAAAAATATTGTTTCTGCTGAATAGGATCAGAATCGTCAAATTCAAGAGTTTCCTCTGGAGAAGCTTTGATTAACGATTTTAAGTTGCAGTGCTGTGCATGAATGAGCCATTTGAACTGAATTTTATTATCATCCGAGTTTTGAAGCCATCGGAGTATAGTTTGGTCTAAATGTTCCGGTCCTCTCCATTCATTCCAACTGGAAGAATGCAAGTAAGCGAGAAAATGTCCGCATTTACACATAAATGTATGATCCAATTGTTTGTTGGTCAACAAGAAAGGTGTTACTTTACAGTCTGGGCAGGAGTTAATCAACTTACTCTCATAAAACACACATTCATCGAAAAGTTTAAATTGATGGAACCAGGAATGATATCCCTCTTTTAAACAATCCTCACACCAATGAGATCTTTGTGAAACCAATGCTCCCAGGAACTACATAGACCATGGAATGGCTTAATCAGTGATTGAATAATATGATTCTTGTCCCTCAACAATACATATTTTATTCAAAAGTTTAAATGATCTCATCTTCAGGTCTGCCCGTTTGCTTAAGGAAAAAGGAGCAGCTGCCGCGACCGGCATACTGCTCCTATCCATTGAACTGACGTTTCCCGTTATTTAAATGCCGGACATCAGCATCAAATATAGTGTTTGATAGATGTCTACTGATCATTTAATAGTTAAACTAATTTAGAATCTCGCCTTTATCTATTTTCGCCAAACGTTTTCGCCAAACTGCGAGTTGTTCAGGCGTTTGTCGCACCCAATCTTTCACTTCGCCAACAATTTTTAGTGGGGCTTTGCTTCGATATGATCGTGTCGGATTACCTGGAAATTTCTTATCCGTCACATTTGGGTCATTTTCCCATTCGCCTGTCGGCTCAACGAGATACACGCGCGGTACATCACCGCCTTTTGCCAACTCAGCAGCTAACCCAGCCCCATCACGCAAAGCTGTGAAATAAATGTGATTCATCACAACATCCGGATTGTAATTTGAGCGAAAGCCAGGTGTGAGCAAGTCTCCAATCTGCAAATCTGCTCGTGTCCCATGATAAAAAGGACCATTGTCAAGAATTTCAGCCATCTCGCCATCACCCCCAAATTAAGTATGATAATCTATTTTATCATGAAATCTGCCCAATAGCGGAATAGAGACAACGATTCGTCATCGACTTTATAAGTGCGCAGCAGCATGATAAGGAACTGTGCTTCGCTCACGGAATCTTCTGGGTGAAATTTTCCCGTTTCATCCGCTCCGGCGACACTCGAACGAAGCGTCCAGCGATATCTTTGACTTTGGCTGGATTAGTTGCTGGATAGCTCTTACTCTTAGACGCTATGAATACTCGTACCGGCACCGTGGCACGCACTGCCCCGGAGTTGAACGTCACCTTGTAACTGCCCGGCTTAACCCCTCCGAGCATGCCGTCTGCCGAAACTTTCAGACCCGCAGTATGTGTTGAAGATGGTTACTGCTGCTTCAACATTATCTTTTATTATATTTGCTGTTTCGGCTTTGATATTTCGTCGGCGATTAGATGATGAAATACGTAAACATATACAAAAAAGGATCGTTAGCATGTCTGCAAGGATCCCTGTTGTCAGTCCGCTAGTTAAAATCAGCAGCTGATCAATTTGATGCCTTCTTGTTTTGATTAAGCTAACGTTTCCCGTTAGTGTAACGAGTTGTACTCTAACTTGTCATTAATCCTTAATAAAGTACTCATTTACCAACACTATCAAGCCAATGACAAACAATATAACACCCACAATGAACGGGAAACCCAAAGATAAACTCTGTACCACTTCATTTTCATACTGTTCTGCACCAAAGATTGCATACCATAACTTTGATCCACTCCAAGCAGTGATACTTGGGACATATAAAGCAGCAGCCAGTATAATAGCTAAAGATATCAATGACCCCGTAAACAATAATATTCCACCTATTAATACCTTCTTCATTAAAAGTCCTCCAAACGATCTCTCTTAAGCTTTTGGGTTCCATAGGATAGCAGTGGAATTAATCTTGAGCTTCTTCAAATAACTCTCTGAGCATCCGATCCTTGTTATTTACAAACTCTTTCATAATCATATAATGGTCGGTTTCTTCCAATACTTGGACCTCGATACCATCCGGCTTTAGATTGTAAATAATCGAATCTGGGTATGCCATAAGGATCGGGGAATGGGTCGCAATTATAAATTGAGAGTTTTGCAAAACAAGTTCATGGATTCGTGTCAGCATCGCCATTTGGCGAAGGGGAGACAGTGCAGCCTCAGGCTCATCCAGTATATATAATCCATTCTCCCCGAACCGATGAATGAAAGTGGAAAAGAACGACTCTCCGTGCGATTGCTCATGCAAGGACTTGCCACCGTACGATTCTATAATAGGGCGAGCGAATGAAGGTTGGCTGTCCAACTCATCGATCGTTGTGGCTAAATTATAATAACTCTCTGCCCGGAAGAAGAAGCCATCCCTCGGGCGTCGCGGACCTCTGATCAATTGTATATATTCATATAAGCTCGAGTGAGTAGCCTGGGTTGAAAAGGAAAAGTTGATCGTCCCACCCTCCGGGTTAAATCCCCATGCGACAGCAATGGACTCCATCAGTGTTGATTTGCCCATCCCATTTTCACCTACGATATAGGTTACCTTGGGGTGGAAATCAAGAGTATTTAGGTTTCGAATGACCGCCAAATCAAAGGGGTAACGATTATAGGTGGATACTTGTTGCCGCTTAAGCTGAATTTGTCGTAAATAGGGATGCTGTATATTAATATAGTT
The nucleotide sequence above comes from Paenibacillus sp. W2I17. Encoded proteins:
- a CDS encoding VOC family protein produces the protein MKILNHFIPVFTEQLESTVAYYESLANRSMDRTWDIPEAGLSLATVYPYVIVSGSPDAMEPAKSLRAVVYVDSMNELKEELKKQNTLIIRDQYGPIGPSIFVQHPDGSFIEYVEPAQATA
- a CDS encoding GntR family transcriptional regulator — protein: MPIPKDFSLPVRMSAKERAFSQIQRWIIDGTLQPGEKLIDAEMAESLGVSRTPIREAFQLLEVQGLVSMHPGKETKVTNIEKNDIFKMYSTMAALQALAAEITAQTIVPEQIEKLRSINLEFASSIKNGQVYQAMEVDEQFHNYIVELSDNPYVATFNTSLQIHIRRFKYVFLKQPITATLASVEEHDQIIKAFEGKNSNDAHNLMKQNFIRPMQELNEIL
- a CDS encoding oxidoreductase codes for the protein MRPNWTPDDLPNLRGKTAIVTGGNGGVGYYTALELAKHGAKVIIGSRDPRRGEEAIIKMKQTAPNIDVTVEPLNLADLKSVRSFGDTIHGKVKGIDVLINNAGVMAVPTRELTADGFEMHFGTNHLGHFALTGLLLPLIEKKHGRIVTVSAQSAQMGDIDFSDLKMDKKYRPMAGYNRSKLSNILFARELNRRVKKKGITSIAVHPGTSPTGIGRNAPKGTKAFGLLLMKIFGTPPDQSSWPSLIAATDSTITGDIYVGLGMNPLKTKKPKFVDFPKKALDVQLAERLWLLSEKLTGVHYDL
- a CDS encoding TetR/AcrR family transcriptional regulator, translated to MRYRDDNKVEAIYDATIQLINEIGFSDTSISKIAKRASVSAATIYIYHENKEDLLYKTYLKIKGKMSEEMFQGVDHTRTVYERFEAIIRNYVDFIQSFKEYFLFLEQIMNSPLPQKWCLEDTASQFQPIYEMFEVGIRQEILKKEDINMLVVYSILPIAELLKTHLKNGTILNSKQLDSAIKMSWDAIKA
- a CDS encoding Rrf2 family transcriptional regulator, whose protein sequence is MKQISSRFSMAVHILSMITLDPLYSTGDRIARSINSNPVVIRRIMAQLKKAGYIETKPGVAGASLLVSPERLTLLDIFHAVESVEGNQLFNFHKNTDPNCSVGMNIESILLPKLSNAQKVMEHELASVTLAQIVEQIRTEENVK
- the ilvD gene encoding dihydroxy-acid dehydratase, with the protein product MENKKDLRIRSKVISEGANRVPNRAMLRAVGFQDEDFKKPMIGIASTWSEVTPCNMHINDLAVQAKRGARNNGGAPLIFNTITVSDGISMGHGGMLFSLPSREAIADSIEIVTGAERFDGVVAIGGCDKNTPACLMAIGRMNIPSVYVYGGTIQPGNLDGKKVDIVSAFEAVGQYQDGKITDEQLHKVECSVCPGPGACGGMYTANTMAAAAEAMGMCLPGSSSTSAISADKALECEAAGKQVISLLEQEIYPRDIMTKKAFENAITVVMALGGSTNAFLHLLAIAHSVEVDLTLDDFERIRLRVPHLADLKPSGQYVMQDLNDIGGVSGVMKLLLAEGLLHGDCLTVTGKTLAENLAEAAPLQNDQEIIRPLNNPLKPNGPLVVLRGNLAPEGAVAKMSGMKIQQFSGPTKVYDSEDEATEAIMNDEIQKGDVLVIRYCGPKGGPGMPEMLSVTALIVGKGLGGKVALITDGRFSGGSHGFVVGHVSPEAQVGGPISLLQNGDIITIDSDIQEIKVEVPEEELAARAQAWVQPPLKVKSGVLAKYAKLVSSASRGAVTDLME
- a CDS encoding NAD(P)-dependent oxidoreductase → MKFTIFGASGGTGLQLIDQAINKGHTVKAFVRAADRIPFTREGLTVVEGNVFSEEDVGSAVEGQDAVFVALGATAGSPSDLCLRGTRSIVNAMRRHKVKRLVVLTGFGTSRESRDQLGIGMRMIVKLVSLITFREFYDKEKQDGIVRKSGLDWTIVQPSRLTNEPGKGQYKHGAFTPSMLAKISRVDVARFMIDSVEHARYIKQSSFIHD
- the arr gene encoding NAD(+)--rifampin ADP-ribosyltransferase — its product is MAEILDNGPFYHGTRADLQIGDLLTPGFRSNYNPDVVMNHIYFTALRDGAGLAAELAKGGDVPRVYLVEPTGEWENDPNVTDKKFPGNPTRSYRSKAPLKIVGEVKDWVRQTPEQLAVWRKRLAKIDKGEILN
- a CDS encoding AAA family ATPase, whose amino-acid sequence is MQHPYLRQIQLKRQQVSTYNRYPFDLAVIRNLNTLDFHPKVTYIVGENGMGKSTLMESIAVAWGFNPEGGTINFSFSTQATHSSLYEYIQLIRGPRRPRDGFFFRAESYYNLATTIDELDSQPSFARPIIESYGGKSLHEQSHGESFFSTFIHRFGENGLYILDEPEAALSPLRQMAMLTRIHELVLQNSQFIIATHSPILMAYPDSIIYNLKPDGIEVQVLEETDHYMIMKEFVNNKDRMLRELFEEAQD